Proteins from one Bufo gargarizans isolate SCDJY-AF-19 chromosome 8, ASM1485885v1, whole genome shotgun sequence genomic window:
- the NUP35 gene encoding nucleoporin NUP35 isoform X1, giving the protein MSSFSLELLGGEPMALGSPTSPKPGGGAQFLPGFLMGDIQTPVTPQLRPSLGVMELRSPLMGGGSPPQPVVPAHKDKSGAPPVASIYDDVLSPGLGSTPLSSRKLANFSTAQMSHTGVTPSTPCAAANVFSPATFVQSRKGTLSPAQLDPFYTQGDALTSDDQLDDTWVTVFGFPQASASYILLQFAQYGNIVKHVMSNAGNWMHIQYQSKLQARKALSKDGKVFGDCIMIGVKPCIDKSIMDSGEKTLVSSVFTSPVTALGTPTQQMGTPRSGMRPLSAAYRVPANDYQVLSDKQTPKKDESLVSKAMEFVFGW; this is encoded by the exons ATGTCTTCCTTCTCCCTGGAGTTGCTGG GTGGCGAACCAATGGCGCTGGGTTCACCGACATCTCCAAAGCCTGGTGGGGGTGCTCAATTTCTGCCTGGTTTTCTCATGGGTGATATTCAAACACCTGTAACGCCACAGCTTCGTCCATCCTTGGGAGTAATGGAGTTGCGATCACCATTGATGGGAG GGGGTTCTCCACCGCAGCCTGTGGTTCCAGCTCATAAAGATAAGAGTGGTGCACCTCCAGTTGCAAGTATTTATGATGACGTTCTAAGCCCCGGTCTTGGCTCTACACCTTTAAGTTCCAGAAAGCTG GCCAACTTCTCTACAGCGCAGATGTCTCACACAGGGGTAACGCCATCTACACCATGTGCAG CTGCAAATGTGTTTAGCCCTGCAACCTTTGTGCAATCCAGGAAGGGAACGCTATCTCCTGCCCAGCTAGATCCGTTTTACACACAAGGCGATGCTTTGACATCTGATGACCAACTAGATGATACCTGGGTTACAGTATTCGG GTTTCCTCAAGCCTCGGCCTCTTACATTTTGCTGCAGTTTGCTCAGTATGGGAATATAGTGAAACATGTG ATGTCAAATGCAGGGAACTGGATGCACATACAGTACCAGTCAAAGCTGCAGGCGAGGAAAGCGTTAAGTAAAGACGGCAAGGTTTTTGGAGATTGCATTATGATTGGTGTGAAGCCTTGTATTGATAAG AGTATAATGGACAGTGGTGAGAAGACCTTGGTCTCTTCGGTCTTCACATCGCCAGTTACAGCTCTCGGCACCCCCACTCAGCAGATGGGTACACCAAGATCAGGAATGAGACCTCTTTCTGCAGCATACAGAGTTCCAGCAAATGACTACCAG GTTTTGTCAGACAAGCAGACGCCTAAAAAGGATGAAAGCCTTGTATCAAAAGCTATGGAATTTGTGTTTGGATGGTAG
- the NUP35 gene encoding nucleoporin NUP35 isoform X2, which produces MALGSPTSPKPGGGAQFLPGFLMGDIQTPVTPQLRPSLGVMELRSPLMGGGSPPQPVVPAHKDKSGAPPVASIYDDVLSPGLGSTPLSSRKLANFSTAQMSHTGVTPSTPCAAANVFSPATFVQSRKGTLSPAQLDPFYTQGDALTSDDQLDDTWVTVFGFPQASASYILLQFAQYGNIVKHVMSNAGNWMHIQYQSKLQARKALSKDGKVFGDCIMIGVKPCIDKSIMDSGEKTLVSSVFTSPVTALGTPTQQMGTPRSGMRPLSAAYRVPANDYQVLSDKQTPKKDESLVSKAMEFVFGW; this is translated from the exons ATGGCGCTGGGTTCACCGACATCTCCAAAGCCTGGTGGGGGTGCTCAATTTCTGCCTGGTTTTCTCATGGGTGATATTCAAACACCTGTAACGCCACAGCTTCGTCCATCCTTGGGAGTAATGGAGTTGCGATCACCATTGATGGGAG GGGGTTCTCCACCGCAGCCTGTGGTTCCAGCTCATAAAGATAAGAGTGGTGCACCTCCAGTTGCAAGTATTTATGATGACGTTCTAAGCCCCGGTCTTGGCTCTACACCTTTAAGTTCCAGAAAGCTG GCCAACTTCTCTACAGCGCAGATGTCTCACACAGGGGTAACGCCATCTACACCATGTGCAG CTGCAAATGTGTTTAGCCCTGCAACCTTTGTGCAATCCAGGAAGGGAACGCTATCTCCTGCCCAGCTAGATCCGTTTTACACACAAGGCGATGCTTTGACATCTGATGACCAACTAGATGATACCTGGGTTACAGTATTCGG GTTTCCTCAAGCCTCGGCCTCTTACATTTTGCTGCAGTTTGCTCAGTATGGGAATATAGTGAAACATGTG ATGTCAAATGCAGGGAACTGGATGCACATACAGTACCAGTCAAAGCTGCAGGCGAGGAAAGCGTTAAGTAAAGACGGCAAGGTTTTTGGAGATTGCATTATGATTGGTGTGAAGCCTTGTATTGATAAG AGTATAATGGACAGTGGTGAGAAGACCTTGGTCTCTTCGGTCTTCACATCGCCAGTTACAGCTCTCGGCACCCCCACTCAGCAGATGGGTACACCAAGATCAGGAATGAGACCTCTTTCTGCAGCATACAGAGTTCCAGCAAATGACTACCAG GTTTTGTCAGACAAGCAGACGCCTAAAAAGGATGAAAGCCTTGTATCAAAAGCTATGGAATTTGTGTTTGGATGGTAG